One segment of Oncorhynchus masou masou isolate Uvic2021 unplaced genomic scaffold, UVic_Omas_1.1 unplaced_scaffold_6426, whole genome shotgun sequence DNA contains the following:
- the LOC135536600 gene encoding IQ motif and SEC7 domain-containing protein 1-like, with protein MDLDDALRKFQAQIKVQGEAQKVESLIEAFSQRYCVCNPVLIRQFQNPDTIFILAFAIILLNTDMYSPNVKPEKKMKLRISSKTSEEWIMVRTFPETC; from the exons ATGGATCTCGACGATGCCCTCAGGAAGTTCCAGGCCCAGATTAAAGTCCAGGGGGAGGCCCAGAAGGTGGAGAGTCTGATCGAGGCTTTCAG tcAGCGGTACTGTGTGTGTAACCCGGTACTGATCCGACAGTTCCAGAACCCTGACACCATCTTCATCCTGGCCTTCGCCATCATCCTCCTCAACACAGACATGTACTCTCCCAACGTCAAGCCGGAGAAGAAGATGAAGCTGAGGATTTCATCAAAAACCTCAGAG GAGTGGATAATGGTCAGGACATTCCCAGAGACCTGCTAA